A genome region from Thermomonospora amylolytica includes the following:
- the cas3 gene encoding CRISPR-associated helicase Cas3': MPDGDGSVRLGDGLSAAARAVWAKHDHATGGWLPLWRHMADSGAVAGLLWDEWVPWQVQRLVAAEMPGKAEDARRLVVWLATTHDIGKATPAFACQVEVLADAMRKAGLEMPGHKELVDRKLAPHGLAGQLLLQEWLTERQGWSRSATLQFSVIAGGHHGVPPTFMDIRELNVRPRLLRTPGCEAAWRSVQDELLNACAVACGVQDRLDAWRQVKLSQPVQALLSGLVIVADWIASNPDLFPYFPEAASIGDRERIEAAWHGLALPAPWQAKEPEEGTAELFASRFALPAGARVRPVQEQAVELARRMEHPGLMIIEAPMGEGKTEAALAVAEIFAARSGAGGCYVALPTMATGNAMFPRLLDWLRRLPDDGSGGGPRSVHLAHSKAALNEEYQDLVRAGRRAVTAVELDGVGDEWRHRSDRSVHSAELVAHQWLRGRKKAMLASFGVGTIDQLLFMGLKSRHLALRHLALAGKVVVIDEAHAYDTYMNSYLDRVLSWLGAYRVPVIVLSATLPATRRRELVEAYAQVEGPVFTNVEAAEGYPLLTALEIGRPPVSRSVAPSGRRTEVHLEHLDDDLDALADRLEHELSDGGCALVVRNTVGRVQETAAHLRKRFGGKKITVAHARFLDLDRMAKDADLLERFGPPGKNTRRPDDMHIVVASQVAEQSLDIDFDLLVTDLCPIDLLLQRMGRVHRHLRGEGQSERPPRLRTARCLVTGADWNAVPVEPVRGSRRIYRSHALLRSAAVLEPYFSGTAETGQVVRLPEDISPLVQKAYGNGPTGPSQWQPAMDQARRDQDLHRETQREKAKAFLLNKAAQGGRPLIGWVDAGVGDADDTRAGRAQVRDSQESLEVLVVQRLADGTVRTVPWLTENRGGLELPTEAVPEPRLARIVAACGLRLPFQFSLPEVIDQAIEELEAECIPAWQSKECHWLAGELILFLDEKCRTRLAGYDLHYTPTDGLEVTRAE, encoded by the coding sequence ATGCCTGACGGGGATGGGTCGGTTCGGCTGGGGGATGGCTTGTCGGCCGCTGCCCGGGCGGTGTGGGCCAAGCATGATCACGCGACTGGTGGATGGCTGCCGTTGTGGCGGCACATGGCCGACAGTGGCGCCGTCGCGGGGCTGCTGTGGGACGAGTGGGTTCCCTGGCAGGTGCAGCGGTTGGTCGCGGCGGAGATGCCGGGAAAGGCAGAGGACGCGCGTCGGCTGGTGGTGTGGCTGGCTACCACGCATGACATCGGTAAGGCCACGCCGGCGTTCGCCTGCCAGGTGGAGGTGCTCGCCGACGCGATGCGAAAGGCCGGGCTGGAGATGCCCGGCCATAAGGAGCTGGTGGACCGGAAACTGGCTCCGCACGGTCTGGCCGGGCAACTGTTGCTACAGGAGTGGCTGACGGAACGGCAAGGGTGGAGCCGTTCCGCGACCTTGCAGTTCAGCGTGATCGCGGGTGGGCATCATGGCGTTCCTCCGACGTTCATGGACATCCGCGAGCTGAACGTCCGTCCTCGTCTGCTCCGCACGCCGGGTTGTGAAGCAGCGTGGCGGAGCGTGCAGGATGAGCTGCTCAATGCATGCGCGGTGGCTTGCGGAGTGCAGGACCGCCTGGACGCTTGGCGGCAGGTCAAGCTGTCGCAGCCGGTTCAGGCGCTGTTGTCGGGCCTGGTGATCGTCGCCGACTGGATCGCCAGCAATCCGGACCTCTTCCCGTACTTCCCCGAGGCGGCGAGCATCGGCGACCGCGAGCGCATCGAAGCCGCTTGGCACGGCTTGGCGCTGCCAGCTCCCTGGCAGGCGAAAGAACCGGAGGAGGGCACGGCCGAGCTGTTCGCGTCACGGTTCGCGCTTCCGGCCGGAGCCCGTGTACGCCCGGTGCAGGAGCAGGCGGTGGAGCTGGCGCGCCGCATGGAGCACCCGGGCTTGATGATCATTGAAGCGCCGATGGGGGAGGGCAAGACCGAGGCCGCACTGGCAGTCGCCGAGATCTTCGCCGCCCGTTCGGGCGCGGGCGGCTGTTACGTGGCGCTGCCCACCATGGCGACCGGCAACGCGATGTTCCCTCGCCTGCTGGACTGGTTGCGGCGGCTTCCGGATGACGGCTCTGGGGGAGGCCCGCGTTCGGTTCACCTGGCGCACTCGAAGGCGGCGCTGAACGAGGAGTACCAGGACCTGGTCCGCGCCGGCCGGCGGGCGGTGACCGCGGTGGAGTTGGACGGCGTCGGTGACGAGTGGCGTCACCGCAGCGATCGCAGCGTTCACTCCGCCGAGCTGGTCGCCCATCAGTGGCTTCGTGGCAGGAAGAAGGCGATGCTCGCCTCCTTCGGTGTGGGGACCATCGACCAGCTGTTGTTCATGGGGCTCAAGAGCCGGCATCTGGCGCTGCGTCACCTCGCGCTCGCGGGCAAGGTCGTCGTCATCGACGAGGCTCACGCTTACGACACCTACATGAACTCCTACCTGGACCGGGTGCTGTCGTGGCTGGGCGCGTACCGGGTCCCGGTGATCGTGCTGTCGGCGACGCTGCCCGCCACCAGGCGGCGGGAGCTCGTCGAGGCGTACGCCCAGGTGGAAGGGCCTGTTTTCACGAACGTGGAGGCCGCGGAGGGCTACCCGCTGCTGACGGCCCTGGAGATCGGCCGCCCGCCGGTGTCCCGTTCCGTCGCCCCGTCCGGTCGCCGTACCGAGGTCCACCTGGAACACCTGGACGACGACCTCGATGCCCTGGCGGACCGGCTGGAGCACGAACTGTCCGACGGCGGCTGTGCACTGGTGGTGCGCAACACCGTCGGCCGTGTCCAGGAGACCGCCGCTCACCTGCGGAAACGTTTCGGCGGCAAAAAGATCACCGTTGCGCACGCCCGCTTCCTCGACCTGGACCGCATGGCCAAGGACGCCGACCTGCTCGAACGGTTCGGCCCGCCCGGAAAGAACACCAGGCGTCCGGACGACATGCACATCGTGGTGGCCAGCCAAGTGGCCGAGCAGTCCTTGGACATCGACTTCGACTTGCTGGTGACCGATCTGTGCCCGATCGACCTGCTGTTGCAGCGCATGGGACGCGTGCATCGGCATCTGCGGGGCGAAGGGCAGTCCGAACGCCCGCCACGGCTTCGCACAGCCCGATGCCTCGTCACGGGCGCAGACTGGAATGCCGTTCCGGTCGAGCCGGTCCGCGGTTCCCGGCGTATCTACCGATCCCACGCATTGCTGCGTTCTGCGGCAGTTTTGGAGCCGTACTTCTCGGGAACGGCAGAAACCGGGCAAGTCGTGCGTTTGCCGGAGGACATCAGCCCGCTGGTCCAAAAGGCATACGGAAACGGCCCGACAGGACCGTCCCAGTGGCAGCCGGCCATGGACCAGGCACGCCGGGACCAGGATCTGCATCGGGAGACGCAACGGGAGAAGGCGAAGGCCTTCCTGCTCAACAAGGCCGCCCAGGGCGGGCGGCCCTTGATCGGATGGGTCGACGCCGGTGTCGGTGACGCCGACGACACCCGGGCGGGCAGGGCCCAGGTCCGCGACAGCCAGGAGTCCCTGGAAGTGCTCGTGGTGCAACGTCTTGCCGACGGAACCGTGCGCACGGTGCCGTGGCTGACCGAGAACCGTGGAGGACTGGAGCTGCCCACCGAGGCCGTTCCCGAACCTCGCCTCGCGCGAATCGTGGCGGCCTGCGGGCTGCGGCTTCCGTTTCAGTTCTCGCTCCCGGAAGTGATCGACCAGGCGATCGAGGAACTGGAGGCCGAATGCATCCCGGCCTGGCAGTCCAAGGAATGCCACTGGCTGGCCGGTGAATTGATCTTGTTCCTGGACGAGAAATGTCGGACCCGGCTGGCAGGCTACGACCTGCATTACACGCCCACGGATGGCCTGGAGGTGACTCGTGCCGAGTGA
- a CDS encoding class I SAM-dependent methyltransferase, with product MSEEIAAHYDRLADRYDENWAHSAEFIAWMTGCILERLEPAPGDRVADIGCGTGLFTQGLVERAGQVACVDPSGAMLERLPAGKGFVPVEASAEDVVEGRALLPHRQFDVILVKEAIHHVQDRARVLEGLAGMLAPGGRVLVVMLPTTIDYPLFDRALRLFEELQPDPEDVAGHLERAGLRVRLTYESFPLSFSKGRYLRMVRNRYMSLLSMFDDAELEAGIAEIDERHHEEVLQFPDRFAFVLGRRA from the coding sequence ATGTCGGAGGAGATCGCCGCTCATTACGATCGGCTCGCGGATCGCTACGACGAGAACTGGGCGCACAGCGCGGAGTTCATCGCTTGGATGACGGGCTGCATCCTGGAGCGGCTTGAGCCAGCGCCCGGAGACCGGGTGGCCGACATCGGGTGTGGGACTGGGCTTTTCACTCAGGGGCTTGTGGAACGAGCCGGCCAGGTGGCCTGTGTGGATCCGTCGGGAGCGATGTTGGAGCGGCTTCCGGCGGGGAAGGGTTTCGTTCCGGTTGAGGCGTCCGCCGAAGATGTGGTCGAGGGGCGCGCATTGCTCCCTCACCGGCAGTTCGACGTGATTTTGGTCAAAGAGGCGATCCACCACGTCCAGGACCGCGCCCGGGTGCTGGAAGGTCTGGCGGGGATGCTGGCTCCAGGCGGGCGTGTGCTGGTGGTGATGCTGCCGACGACGATCGACTATCCGCTGTTCGACAGGGCTTTGCGGTTGTTCGAGGAGCTCCAGCCCGACCCTGAGGATGTCGCCGGCCATCTGGAACGAGCGGGTCTGCGGGTCCGTCTGACCTATGAGTCGTTCCCGTTGTCGTTCAGCAAGGGGCGCTATTTGCGGATGGTCCGTAACCGCTATATGTCACTGCTCTCCATGTTCGACGACGCCGAACTGGAGGCGGGGATCGCAGAGATCGATGAGCGTCATCACGAAGAGGTTCTGCAGTTCCCCGATCGGTTCGCCTTCGTTCTCGGAAGGCGGGCATGA